The Zootoca vivipara chromosome 5, rZooViv1.1, whole genome shotgun sequence genome includes the window tttttttgtatgaATCAGATGGAGGATTGAATATGTTCAGACAAAAAATGttaattattcatatttccttgCCCCTTAAAAGTATTTTTTGCCTGCAGATATTGAAATGTATTCTGATTAATAAAATGCCTTAACTTCATAGTTGCTTGTTGCTAAAATAGTTGGCTTTGATTTCTAGAGCAGCTCATGACTCTCATCGCGGCTTCTCAAGAATATGGGATAGAATTTATCTATGCTATCTCTCCTGGACTTGATATTACCTTCTCAAACCCGAAAGAAGTTTCTACATTGAAACGCAAGCTGGACCAGGTATCTTATATTTATGTATATTATGTACATAAACATGAGAAATTGCAAAAACACTGAATAAAGGAAATATGCCCCTACCTGTGTTGCACTCTAGATGGGTTTAAATTCCCTAGCTTTTATGTTGTACAATATTAACAAGtgttaatattttgttttctttatccTGCTAGGTTTCTCAGTTTGGCTGCAGATCTTTTGCACTGTTATTTGATGATATTGATCATAATATGTGTGCAGCCGACAAAGAAGTGTTCAGTTCCTTTGCACATGCCCAGATCTCAATCACTAATGAAATCTTCCAGTATCTAGGAGAGCCAGAAACATTCCTGTTCTGTCCCACAGGTAAAGTGACAATGCACATACTGCATTTTAACAAGAATGAGGTCAAAAAGCCTTCTGTTCTTGTCCCCTTCCTCTTAAGGCAAACCTTTCCTGATAGAGGGGTTGGTGGAGAGAATTGCCAATTAGACACCATTCCTTAAAGGCACCCTGAGCATCTTCAAACAGTTGGGTACAACCCTCATTTCTGTCTTAGCCATACTTTACTTGAACTTGTTACAAATTTAATAGTCTATGGTAAACTGGGTGCATGTTTATGACTTCTAGTTGTAAGTACTGTATTGGCATACTTTTTCACACTGTCTGAATATTTTTTCTTAGGGAgtttggtgggggtgggattcTAGCAGGATTGCCATCTTAGTCTGTTGTAGtaaaaagcagttttaaaaaattaacttacattgtggcataagcttctgTAGAGAAGAtctcacttcatcagatacaggaAGGCCCACTCCTCTAAAGTCATAGCATACAGAGCCAATGAACATGTATTTTTTCTGTTGTGATCACTCTGgaatctttgggtgaagggcagtgtataaatttaacaacaacaaccttggaaAGAGGCAGCAGAGGGAAACTGTTGAATTGTTAACTTGTGCTGTCATGAAACGAACAATTGCTGGttgtcatttgtgttttgctaTTGTTGATTGTATCCAATGTGTTTTATGAAATCACAACATATTCGCTAGACTCCTGAGTGACTGCCAATCTGACATTCCTCATTAATGGATTAGAACTATGTGCAATGAAGGATTAAATACACTGAGTACCAAGAGAAGaataaatgattaaaaagaaaatacaaacggtGGGGGGAGAAATCTAATGAATAACATTCACATGGGGAATGGCTAGCTCCTAAAATTTGCTAGTTTTGGAACTAGAGCGTGTAAAGTTCTGTgaggggctttccttccttgccaTTTCCTTCCTTTATGTACTTACATTATGTGAAGTGTCCTTGGTATAAGTTCATACATATTCTCTGTTGCCCAGGGTCTGGTGCATGAATTACTTTATTTGCCAAAGTACTTGTAACACTTTTGGCTGTTCCCCAACCATGGTGTTGAGCTAACCAAAGGTTCGCTGCCTAGATATACCCTGCTTTCAATCTTTCCAGGTTGTACACAggtatggtacagtggtacctctggatatgtacctgatccgttccggggtgccatttgcaccccaaaaagtgtgcATCCAGAGCGGTGCTTTTGAGCATGCACAAAGcaatgatagagcgcttctgtgcacatgtgcagcgcacagaacgcttctgcacatgtgcaaagtgtgcagaccgcttctgcgcatgtgtgcatggcgaaacccagaagtaaatacttccgggtccgccgcattCTTAAGTTGAAAATACACAACCTGCAGctaacgcaacccgaggtatgactgtattaagatAACCTTACTGGAGATTCTCAGACTTACTTCAGAGCTTAAATGTACTGTAATCATGCACATGTAACAAAATAACAGAGTTCCAGACGTGTTTTGGCAGGCATGCCTTCTTAAGAGTAAATTTCTGCAATTCTGGATTCAGCTTATTGAGCATGCATAGTTGAGGCAAACCTACTCAATtacaaaaggaaggaagaggtagAATCCCTACTTGACAGGGAGGGAATGGAAGTAAAATGGGCTTATGGCCAGCTACTGTGGAAACACCTGAACAAAGTCCTGGAGAAGAGGGCAGTCTCAGAATTGTCAAGCCTCTGCCCAGTTACCTGTCAGTTGTCCCAGAACACAGGTGATCAAAAGAAGCAAGAAGAGATACCAGCAACATATCCCAGTTGATAAGCAGTAGCCAGGAGCAGCTCTAGCACCTTTAAAAGAAATACCAGTAATCAGGTCATTGAGTACCAGTAACCTCTTAACTGTCAAAGTGTCCCTAACACCTTAAGCCTTGGAGGACAATGGGAATGAGCCTTTTGGAATTTAGGAAGGCACTTGCATTGTTGAGAATGTTTATGGATTCCTGTGGGAGTCCCTAAAGTTGTGTTGttgtgacattttattttttgtctttacATTTAAACACTACCTCAACCATTGCAAGagttaataattttttttgcatgAAAGCAAATCTATCAGAAATGATACGGCAAGATATTAGGAACTGCCATAATCATCTAGCAGTGCCACACACAAGAGAGCAAAATGTGATAGTGGGTTTTAACTTGTATTTTTCTGTGTTCCAGAATACTGTGGCACTTTCTGCTATCCAAATGTTGCTCAGTCTCCTTATTTACGAACTGTAGGGGAAAAGCTGTTACCTGGAATTGATGTGTTATGGACAGGtgagtgttttgctttgttgagGTTGATATTGCCAACTTAGTTCagcatttttattaaatgttttagTATGCTGGTTAAATTTTATCATCCTGGCCTATGGCTAATCAATAAACTTATTCTGAGTCAGTTATGAAACTACATTTTAGGTCCCAAAGTGGTATCTAAAGACATTCCAGTGGAGTCCATTGAAGAGGTTTCAAAGATAATTCGCAGAGCTCCGGTCATCTGGGACAACATTCATGCCAACGACTATGATCAGAAAAGGCTGTTTCTTGGTCCATATAAAGGTCGATCAACAGAACTCATCCCACGCTTAAAGGGAGTCCTGACCAATCCAAATTGTGAATTTGAAGCCAACTTTGTTGCTATTCACACCCTTGCAACCTGGTATAAATCCAACATGAATGGAGTGAGGAAAGATGTTGTGATGAGTAAGTTGATCAAAAGTGCTCAGTCACTATCTTAGGAACAATGCTTTTAGAAATAGTGTAatcttaataatttaataatcttAAATTTTCACTTTGATGAAAGGAGTTTCAGGAAATGTCATCTTAATAAATtagtacttttctttttaaatgcaaatacatGGCAGCCTTGAACCTTGCTCTTGAATTAATATTCTGTTTCTTAATAATCTGTGCAGCTGACACTGAAGACAGTACTGTTTCAATTCAGATTAAACTGGAGAATGAAGGCAGTGATGAAGATATTGAAACAGATGTTCTCTATAGCCCACAATTGGCCTTGAAGTTGTCATTAACAGAGTGGCTACAGGAATTTGCAGTACCTCATCAGTACAGCAGTGAGTAAGCAATTTTGGTTTTGTCTTGCATATAATATTGGAGTGAATGAAGCATGTTATTCAAACCAAAAACGTTTTTCTAGATTTCAGTTTAAAAAATCTGCTGAATAAAATACTTCAAGAAATTGCTGCTGTTAAGGTTTCGTTATGCATCAAGAACGgttgttgtttaattttttttaaaggaactgacTCTTTCTGAATGAGAAGTATATATTCCTGAACCAATGTACTTTGTAAGAGATTCTGTGTTGGGTGTGTGGGGTTTCTCAATTTCTCTTTGTTGGGAGAGGACACTATCAAACAAAAATACGGTATTGAAAATATGTGGAATTGCATTGCACTCGATATAATTTGTGCATCTGAAGGGATTGTTCTGAATTACACATCATATTTTTGGTGTGTCTTTCAGGAAAATGCACAAGTGTTGTGCCTTTTCAAAATATGTCTAATTGCAGCAAAATAGACACTTGCATGTATGTGTATGTCATTcaaagacagtgtgtgtgtgtgtctctgtgtgtgtgtgtgttcacaagtTATTTATATATATGTGAAATTTAGTTGTAAGAAAAAGCTGAGTAGATACGACTGAAGTTTGTCTGTTCTGTCCACAGGCAGACAAGTGGCCCACAGTGGTGCTAAAACAAGTGTTGTGGATGTGCCTCTGGTTACACCATCCGCTTTAAATTCTACCACTGTAATTACTACTGTTTACCAAGAGCCCATAATGAGCCAGGGAACTGCACTAAGCAATGAATCGCAGGTTCTAgtcaaagaggaagaaaaaaagcaacTGGATGAGGAGCCAATGGACATGGTAGTGGAAAAGCAAGAGGATTCTGACAAGAATATCAATCAAATATTGACTGACATTGCTGAAGCAAAAATGTCAGAAGAGTTAAAACCAATGGATACGGATAAAGAGAGCATAGCTGAATCAAAATCTCCAGAGATGTCAATGCAGGATGATTGTGGTGATATTGCACCTATGCAGACAGATGAGCAAACTAACAAGGAGCAGTTTGTGCCTGGTCCCCATGAGAAGCCGTTATATGCAGTAGAACCAGTAACTCTAGAAGATCTACAATTGCTTGCAGACTTGTTCTATCTTCCATATGAACATGGAGTCAAAGGGGCCCAAATGTTACGAGAGTTCCAGTGGCTCAGAGCAAACAGCAGTGTTGTTAGTGTGAATTGTAAAGGAAAGGACTCTGAAAAGGTGAGTGACTGCATTGTTTTCATTTGGTGTAAGTGTGCATATTTCCTATTTGAAAAAAGCACAATAGCAAAAGAAATAATGAGCAACTGCATTGGAAGTCCCTGAGCTGAACCTAGCCTGTAGATAATGAATATCATGCATGTGGACTGGTTGGTGGTTGAGTGTCTTGTGCTGTAGAATGTATCTTCATGCTTTGAATGTGTGCACTACTTGTGTGCCATCCTGGCTAGAGATGTAAAAGTCCATAGGTATTGTCATAATATCCAGCTAGTTTTTTCCTCAACATGAAAATACAGTTTGTGTGAAATTTGTTCCTTTTTATATTTACTTAGATTGAAGAATGGCGTGCTCGAGCCGCCAAGTTTGAAGAGATGTGTAGCTTGGTGATGGGCATGTTCACTCGTCTTTCCAACTGTGCCAACCGGACAATCCTCTATGACATGTACTCATACGTCTGGGACATCAAGAGCATCATGTCTATGGTGAAATCTTTTGTGCAGTGGCTAGGTATGTTCTTTAGGAACCAGTTAGAGCGGCAACTAGCATATATGCTTGTCTTTAATTAGCCCATGGAAAAAATGATGTCAATTGAACGTTTTTATATTATGGTCGCTTTGACCCTAAATCCTTACCTTTTCTATTATTGGTTCCCAGTCATGTTTCACTATAGACTGGCAATAAAAGTGACAGTGGACATACATTGAATATATCTCTTGGTCTTGATTTGTTTTTCCTTGGGCTAAGGAACATAAAAGTTGATCTCTGAAACATAAGTTTTGACTCGGACTGAATGCACACTGGACTATAATGCAGTATTTCCCGGCCTTGTTGCAAAATTGGAAATGACACTATGAAATGTGACCATGCCTCAGCTATCTGCTGCTTGCTCTGTCTCAATAACGTTATTGCTGTCTTCAACAGAACAATTGCAGATGTGACCTTTCAATGGGCCTGGCCAAGAGGGAGCCGAGCCTCCCAGCCCTTTCTCTGCGCATGCGAGCTTTAGCATAAGGCTATTCTGGTGCAAAAGTGATTTGCTTTAACATTTGCAAGATGTCTGATTTTGGGCAAGGGAAGAAATTCCAGAGCTCTGAAGTCTGCTTTCATACCAGACTGGTCTCTAAAGAGAAATCAAAGAGCCTTTTTTGTCTgcagccttttttaaaattacacgGGGTTTTTTTGGAATAGCACCAGCATGGCCTGGGTTC containing:
- the OGA gene encoding protein O-GlcNAcase, with the protein product MAADGSPGAGLAGMVDEARGEPQSTPGPSPVAPVASPNEASPARPDPAGPEADPDSSSGAVGNGGLRRFLCGVVEGFYGRPWVMEQRKELFRRLQKWGLNAYLYAPKDDYKHRMFWREMYSVEEAEQLMTLIAASQEYGIEFIYAISPGLDITFSNPKEVSTLKRKLDQVSQFGCRSFALLFDDIDHNMCAADKEVFSSFAHAQISITNEIFQYLGEPETFLFCPTEYCGTFCYPNVAQSPYLRTVGEKLLPGIDVLWTGPKVVSKDIPVESIEEVSKIIRRAPVIWDNIHANDYDQKRLFLGPYKGRSTELIPRLKGVLTNPNCEFEANFVAIHTLATWYKSNMNGVRKDVVMTDTEDSTVSIQIKLENEGSDEDIETDVLYSPQLALKLSLTEWLQEFAVPHQYSSRQVAHSGAKTSVVDVPLVTPSALNSTTVITTVYQEPIMSQGTALSNESQVLVKEEEKKQLDEEPMDMVVEKQEDSDKNINQILTDIAEAKMSEELKPMDTDKESIAESKSPEMSMQDDCGDIAPMQTDEQTNKEQFVPGPHEKPLYAVEPVTLEDLQLLADLFYLPYEHGVKGAQMLREFQWLRANSSVVSVNCKGKDSEKIEEWRARAAKFEEMCSLVMGMFTRLSNCANRTILYDMYSYVWDIKSIMSMVKSFVQWLGCRSQSSAQFLSGDQEPWAFRGGLAGEFQRLLPIEGANDLFFQPPPLTPTSKVYTIRPYFPKDEASVYKICREMYDDETDQPFHSQPDLIGDKLVGGLLSLSPDYCFVLEDEDGICGYALGTADVTPFIKKCKIAWFPFMQEKYSKPSGDKELSEAEKIMLSFHEEQEVLPETFLANFPSLIKIDIHKKVTDPSVAKSMMACLLSSLKANGSRGAFCEVRPDDKRILEFYSKLGCFEIAKMEGFPKDVIILGRSL